In Papaver somniferum cultivar HN1 chromosome 9, ASM357369v1, whole genome shotgun sequence, the genomic stretch CAGTCCTAGTTAGCAAGTCAATTACGATTTTTGCTCTCCTCAAATCCGTTTTTGCTCTCCCACTATCAAAAATCataataaaactaataaataGTTCTTACCTCCAATACGACCCAAAATCCATTTAAGCTATCTATCTTCTTAGTTGAGAAATCACCGAGACATATGTATAGCTCAGCTAAAATTGcagaaccccaatcataatttggCGCTTTATTTAAATCTTCTAAAGATTCCAAAAAACCAATTAATGACACTGAGCTACCATTGGGGAAAAAAAACTTGGCCTAGCATCCATAATACAAAAATACATTCAAGCTCGGGATAATCTTCAGCTCTGTCTATCCCCTTTGCATGGTAACGGCTCAAAAAAGCCTTCAACCCAGACACTCTTAATCCATATGAGTGTAAGTCTCTGGATTTTGGCTTTCCTCCAGTATCATTTGAGTACAAGGGGGGTAATTGTTTCCATCTTCCTTGTGATATCCACTTTAATTGGTTAAATTATGCTATTTCATCCTCACTTTTTATTCCAGTCAACATGTACAAATCTAACGGTGTGAACCCTAaaaacaacatggtcataaaattaaagtttgtatgtggaactaaaatttgtatcaaactaaaaaattgaatctctaaaaattaaaatttgtttctgaactaaaaattaaactattgAATGGAAAAAATAGAACTTACCACACTCGAAATCCTTAAAAAAGAACGTATTTTCAGTGTTACACCAACATTCACAAATAACTCGCACAATTTGAGTCTTCTGGTTTTTTCCTTTCCTGAAATATAAACGCTGTCAAGGATATCTTCTCAAGGATTCTTGAACAGCTTCGGGGAGTAACCCAAACACTTTAGTTATAtcagaccacccacctcttaaTTTAGGTAACAAAACTCGCTCGGGATGGTTACATAAATGCGTAGATGTTACACCAGATCCAACTAGTTGCCTAACATTAGCGAACTCGTGTTGTTTATCCTGAACCCATACGATATCACTATCTGcaacagattttcctttttctttcctgtttcttttcctttgtctaTTTGTTTGGGAACTACTCATTTTTTAAAAATCGCTCTGGTCTGCTCTCTAGAGAagggaagaaattttttttgtgaatgaaaaccgaAAGAAATAGGGATATTTATAGGCGGTAGAGCACCGACCGTGGACCGTCGAGATTAAATCGCTAGCGGTGTAAACTAGACCAGGCGATCGAAAAGAGACCGCTAGCGGTGTAGTCTCGACCATTAGGTGGAGACTCGATCCCGTATCTTTGTGGGTTAGCcacccataggaaccggcctgaTAGGCACTCCAAAAGCCCATTACAGTGAGCGCCACTATTTTCCTCTTTTAGTCTTTTTGTTTTACAGAGGAGAAGAGGAGGGGaagaagagattgagattgagagaGAAATGGAAGGAAGAAACAGAATTCATCTCAGAGAGATGCAattaggaggaggaggaagatcaTCACAAATCCCTCTCCATCCAATcgagaaccaccaccaccaccaccacctccaacaaCCAGATTTCCACCCCCATCAAGCCCTAATTGAAGAACAACTCCACCACCAACACCGTGAAATGCAAAACCTATTATTAGACAATCAACGATTAGCAGCAACACATGTAGCACTCAAACAAGAAGTTTCAGCATCCAATGAAGAAATCCGTCACATCTCTACTGTTGCTTCTCAGGTGAAAGCAGATAGAGACATTGAAATCAGAGAATTACATCAACATTCATTGAAATTAGAATCGGAGGTTTTAACAATAGGGAAATTCAGTGCTGAGTTAGCTCAAGCAAAGGTTGATATACATAAATTGAATGCCAACAAATTGGAGTTAACTTCCAAGTTGCAGACAGTTAATGGTGATCTAGTTAGGGTTCGTCAAGAACGGGAAGAAGCTAAATCAATTGAGTCTGACATCGATGCCATGCGGATTGAGGTTCAAAAGGGAAGGTACATTTTACTGGGGCAATTGCCCCCCATTTGAACAAATTTATGGATTTTGAGTATTTTGATTAACTGATTAAGGGATTTGGTCTTGTTGGAAATCGGGTAGGGCTGCTATTGAGTTTGAGAAAAAGGCGCATGCTGAAAACCTTGAACATAAGCAAGTATTGGAGAAAAACATGAATGAATTGACTCGAGCAATTGAGAAACTACGTTCCGAGCTTGCTGACGCGGAGAAGAGAGCTCAAGCGGCAAACACAGCTAGTGCTTCTGTCATGGTTGCTCCAAACCCAGGTATTTGATACTAAAAGTTGTTGGCTTTTGTTGTTTTGGAGATGTTCACACTAGACTTAGGTGGGGTGGCATCCATTTACTTTTATCTGAGCTGTTGCGAGCAAATTATACTTCGAATGATTTCAGGTCCTGTATATGCTGGAAGCTATGGACATCCTCAGATGGGATATGTGGGAGTCGGACATTCATATGTGAATCCTTATAACATGCATCACATGGTATGTgcttttttcatgtatcaactcAAGTTCATAGTTTCACAATGTTTCCATCTGAGCGAATCATTATGAAccacttttatttttgtttacatGGTATGGAGAAGCTTGACAAATGTGTTGATGACATGAATGGTCTTCTATTAACTATGCTCGCAGAATTGTAGTTACTGCCTGGATTTTAGGTTAGCCTTTTAGGAGGAGACATGTGTAAACTTTTAACTTTCAGGAAGTAATGTTTTCGCACCTATCAACTTGTGATGTCTCCTTAGATTTCCAAACTTTTAACTTTCAGGAAGTAATGTCTGATCTCTGGGAACAAACAAATCCTTCCTAGTGGAAGTTGCTTTCAGACATGTTCCATACTTGCCATCCTAACTCTCCACACCCAAGTTCAGTTATAATATGCAATATTAATAAAGTTGATCATACATTTCAGGTGGAACCCAATTTTGATGCTCGGTTTCAGTATGGATCAGAAGCAATTGCATATGCCCCATATGGCGTACAACAGAGTCAAGTGTATAGATGAATCCTGTTAGACATTGACAtttaccaaaaaagaaaaaaaacaacaacaacgttAGACACTGAAACACCAGGAGTCAACATGTAATACGTTTCTTAACCTAAAGATTCTTATTCATGCCTTGCACAATATGAGAGAACTTAGATTATTTTTCTTCCGGGTTGCCCCAGAAAATAGATTTTTCTTATCCTCCTGGGTGTTTCAAATGTTATAACTTATAATGTTATCATATAGATTCAGCCATCGGACGGACGTTTCAAATGTTACAACTTATAATGTTATCATATAGATTCAGCCATCGGACGGACGGCTCAATCCGAGTCAGTTCCTGAATCTGCAGATTAGCGTTGTATTTGTAACTGAGACTCTGATCTTGGTGCTTTTGCacttcaagatttgcaaaatgTT encodes the following:
- the LOC113309024 gene encoding protein FLC EXPRESSOR-like, whose translation is MEGRNRIHLREMQLGGGGRSSQIPLHPIENHHHHHHLQQPDFHPHQALIEEQLHHQHREMQNLLLDNQRLAATHVALKQEVSASNEEIRHISTVASQVKADRDIEIRELHQHSLKLESEVLTIGKFSAELAQAKVDIHKLNANKLELTSKLQTVNGDLVRVRQEREEAKSIESDIDAMRIEVQKGRAAIEFEKKAHAENLEHKQVLEKNMNELTRAIEKLRSELADAEKRAQAANTASASVMVAPNPGPVYAGSYGHPQMGYVGVGHSYVNPYNMHHMVEPNFDARFQYGSEAIAYAPYGVQQSQVYR